In Janibacter sp. CX7, a single genomic region encodes these proteins:
- a CDS encoding branched-chain amino acid ABC transporter permease, which yields MTTLSRNPRLGGILAVVGSVLLLLSGLLSWSYEPILGDISVRFWPVTLQVYAMVIGAVALLLALVASGPLGRWAEHIDPARGLRTIGVTGVLFALASLIAVTLEAGGLINANEGVWIALVGAVLVTVGGYLRPETKVLDPSTIALPAWVEIITIALLLGVALFTAQYALKQEEPWVLVLLVGMLIGVTLTITRSNLAAWLGGVTTRHRRVFTLATFVVALAFPFTQGGSEANLTIAGNVLIFAATALGLNIVVGLAGLLDLGYIAFLGAGAYVGASMSMSAFATIGWKPPFLVVMVIGGVVSSILGLIIGSPTLRVSGDYLAIVTLAFGEIFRLAMFNLDGTSGPNITRGSNGINAIPDLNLFGFNFGETHTLLGIEIPRAGNYYFVLIALIVFVIVVFTHLNNSRIGRGWVAIREDERAAEAMGVNVFGLKLLAFAGGASLAGMAGTVKAHMDQAVSPDSYIFLESAFLLAAVVLGGMGTVGGVLIGAALLKFLPEKLRFLDDYRLLMFGLVLVVMMRVRPEGLVASKRRQLEFHDDDEDLAETVAIDELEAAK from the coding sequence ATGACCACGCTGTCCCGCAATCCCCGTCTCGGCGGCATCCTCGCCGTCGTCGGTTCCGTCCTGCTCCTGCTCTCCGGCCTGCTGTCGTGGAGCTACGAGCCCATCCTCGGCGACATCTCCGTCCGCTTCTGGCCGGTCACGCTGCAGGTCTACGCGATGGTCATCGGTGCCGTCGCGCTCCTCCTGGCGCTGGTCGCCAGCGGACCGCTCGGTCGCTGGGCCGAGCACATCGACCCGGCCCGTGGGCTGCGCACCATCGGCGTGACGGGCGTGCTCTTCGCGCTCGCCTCGCTCATCGCGGTGACGCTCGAGGCCGGCGGCCTGATCAACGCCAACGAAGGTGTCTGGATCGCCCTCGTGGGAGCCGTGCTCGTCACGGTCGGCGGCTACCTGCGCCCGGAGACCAAGGTGCTCGACCCGAGCACCATCGCCCTGCCGGCATGGGTCGAGATCATCACGATCGCGCTCCTGCTCGGGGTGGCGCTCTTCACGGCGCAGTACGCGCTCAAGCAGGAGGAGCCCTGGGTCCTCGTGCTGCTCGTCGGCATGCTCATCGGCGTCACGCTGACGATCACCCGATCCAACCTGGCCGCCTGGCTCGGCGGGGTGACGACGCGCCACCGTCGGGTCTTCACCTTGGCGACCTTCGTCGTGGCGCTGGCCTTCCCCTTCACGCAGGGCGGCTCGGAGGCCAACCTGACGATCGCCGGCAACGTGCTGATCTTCGCGGCGACCGCCCTCGGCCTCAACATCGTCGTCGGTCTCGCCGGTCTCCTCGACCTCGGCTACATCGCCTTCCTCGGAGCCGGCGCGTACGTCGGTGCCTCGATGTCCATGTCGGCCTTCGCCACGATCGGCTGGAAGCCCCCCTTCCTCGTCGTCATGGTCATCGGTGGGGTCGTCTCGAGCATCCTCGGCCTGATCATCGGCTCGCCGACGCTGCGCGTCTCCGGTGACTACCTGGCCATCGTGACGCTCGCCTTCGGCGAGATCTTCCGACTGGCGATGTTCAACCTCGACGGCACGTCCGGCCCCAACATCACGCGGGGGTCCAACGGCATCAACGCCATCCCGGACCTGAACCTCTTCGGGTTCAACTTCGGGGAGACGCACACCCTCCTGGGCATCGAGATCCCGCGAGCGGGCAACTACTACTTCGTGCTCATCGCGCTCATCGTCTTCGTCATCGTGGTCTTCACCCACCTCAACAACTCGCGCATCGGTCGCGGCTGGGTCGCCATCCGCGAGGACGAGCGGGCTGCCGAGGCCATGGGTGTCAACGTCTTCGGCCTCAAGCTGCTCGCCTTCGCCGGCGGCGCCTCGCTGGCCGGCATGGCCGGCACGGTCAAGGCACACATGGACCAGGCCGTCTCCCCCGACAGCTACATCTTCCTCGAGTCGGCCTTCCTCCTCGCGGCGGTCGTGCTCGGCGGCATGGGCACGGTCGGCGGCGTCCTCATCGGTGCGGCACTGCTGAAGTTCCTGCCGGAGAAGCTGCGCTTCCTCGACGACTACCGCCTGCTGATGTTCGGCCTCGTGCTCGTCGTCATGATGCGCGTGCGTCCCGAGGGTCTGGTCGCGAGCAAGCGTCGTCAGCTGGAATTCCACGACGACGACGAGGACCTGGCCGAGACAGTGGCCATCGACGAGCTGGAGGCAGCAAAGTGA
- a CDS encoding ABC transporter ATP-binding protein, whose translation MSTATVTPSTPGSKGAPTTILDARNVTMRFGGLVAVNDVSMEVREGEIVGLIGPNGAGKTTFFNCLTGMYKPTEGRVSLFDTEIPPKPRAVVRAGMARTFQNIRLFGNMTALENVMVGRFCRTSSGAFTSIIRGPKFRREEQETTEKAHELLKYVGLGQSAHLLARNMPYGDQRRLEIARALATDPKVLLLDEPTAGMNPRETEQAMELIFKIRDSGLAVVVIEHDMRFIFNLCDRVLCLVRGEVLVQGTPGEVQSDPRVIEAYIGGAEDEDEEVAPLEVETAFSAAEDEKEDR comes from the coding sequence GTGAGCACCGCGACCGTCACCCCCAGCACCCCGGGGTCGAAGGGGGCGCCGACCACCATCCTCGACGCCCGCAACGTCACCATGCGCTTCGGTGGTCTCGTGGCCGTCAACGACGTGTCGATGGAGGTGCGTGAGGGCGAGATCGTCGGCCTCATCGGCCCCAACGGCGCCGGCAAGACGACCTTCTTCAACTGCCTCACCGGCATGTACAAGCCCACCGAGGGCCGGGTCTCGCTCTTCGACACCGAGATCCCGCCGAAGCCCCGGGCGGTGGTGCGGGCCGGCATGGCCCGCACCTTCCAGAACATCCGGCTCTTCGGCAACATGACCGCGCTCGAGAACGTCATGGTCGGCCGCTTCTGCCGCACCTCCTCCGGTGCCTTCACCTCGATCATCCGGGGACCGAAGTTCCGCCGTGAGGAGCAGGAGACGACCGAGAAGGCGCACGAGCTGCTCAAGTACGTCGGGCTGGGGCAGAGCGCGCACCTGCTGGCGCGCAACATGCCCTACGGCGACCAGCGACGCCTGGAGATCGCGCGAGCCCTCGCGACGGACCCCAAGGTGCTGCTGCTCGACGAGCCGACGGCCGGCATGAACCCGCGCGAGACCGAGCAGGCCATGGAGCTGATCTTCAAGATCCGCGACTCCGGCCTCGCGGTCGTCGTCATCGAGCACGACATGCGGTTCATCTTCAACCTCTGCGACCGCGTCCTCTGCCTCGTGCGGGGCGAGGTCCTCGTCCAGGGCACACCCGGTGAGGTGCAGTCCGACCCGCGGGTCATCGAGGCCTACATCGGTGGCGCGGAGGACGAGGACGAAGAGGTCGCCCCGCTCGAGGTCGAGACGGCCTTCAGCGCGGCCGAGGACGAGAAGGAGGACCGATGA
- a CDS encoding ABC transporter ATP-binding protein: protein MSAMLEVKDLEVSYGKIIAVKGISFSVDEGEVVTLIGTNGAGKTTTLRTISGLLRPSGGEIRFRGERIDGTAAHQIVGMGLAHSPEGRRIFPRMTVEENLLLGAFGRRDKEVPKDLQAAYELFPILGERSKQPAGTFSGGEQQMLAMGRAMLSRPKLLMLDEPSMGLSPIMMKRIMATVKTLQSQGTTILLVEQNARAALKLASKGYVLEVGKIVTEGTGQELLTSDEVRKAYLGED, encoded by the coding sequence ATGAGCGCCATGCTCGAGGTCAAGGACCTGGAGGTCTCCTACGGCAAGATCATCGCCGTCAAGGGCATCTCCTTCAGTGTCGACGAGGGTGAGGTCGTCACGCTCATCGGCACCAACGGCGCCGGCAAGACGACCACCCTGCGCACCATCTCGGGCCTGCTGCGCCCCAGTGGTGGTGAGATCCGCTTCCGCGGGGAGCGCATCGACGGCACCGCGGCACACCAGATCGTCGGGATGGGCCTGGCCCACTCCCCCGAGGGTCGGCGGATCTTCCCGCGGATGACCGTCGAGGAGAACCTGCTGCTCGGCGCCTTCGGGCGACGTGACAAGGAGGTCCCGAAGGACCTGCAGGCGGCCTACGAGCTCTTCCCGATCCTCGGGGAGCGCAGCAAGCAGCCGGCGGGCACCTTCTCGGGTGGTGAGCAGCAGATGCTCGCCATGGGCCGGGCGATGCTCTCCCGGCCGAAGCTGCTCATGCTCGACGAGCCCTCGATGGGTCTGTCGCCGATCATGATGAAGCGGATCATGGCCACGGTGAAGACGCTGCAGTCGCAGGGCACGACGATCCTGCTCGTCGAGCAGAATGCCCGTGCCGCGCTCAAGCTCGCCTCGAAGGGCTATGTCCTCGAGGTCGGCAAGATCGTCACCGAGGGCACCGGTCAGGAGCTGCTCACCTCCGACGAGGTGCGCAAGGCGTATCTCGGCGAGGACTAG
- the uvrA gene encoding excinuclease ABC subunit UvrA — MTVAKAAGSRLHDRIVVQGAREHNLKDIHVDIPRDSLVVFTGLSGSGKSSLAFDTIFAEGQRRYVESLSAYARQFLGQMDKPDVDFIEGLSPAVSIDQKSTNRNPRSTVGTITEVHDYLRLLFARVGRPHCPVCGEPITRQSPQQIVDRLLELPERTRFQVLAPVVRSRKGEFVDLFAELRTKGYSRARVDGEVISLAEPPTLEKQVKHTIDVVVDRLVAKGEGDRAAKQRLTDSVETALGLAGGVLIVEFVDRDEDDPQRERRFSENMACPNDHALNIDEIEPRSFSFNSPFGACPACTGLGTELEVDPELIVPDEDLTLAEGAIAPWAQGTQSAQYFQRTMAALGDDLGFDMETPWRALPSRARTALLEGNNHKVHVRYRNRFGRERSYSTGFEGVIPFIKRRHTETESDWSREKYEGYMREIPCPTCRGTRLKPESLAVLVGGRSIADVSALSIGEAAGFLDTVDFTERERAIAEQVIKEINARLGFLLDVGLEYLSLSRAAGTLSGGEAQRIRLATQIGSGLVGVLYVLDEPSIGLHQRDNHRLIETLTRLRDLGNTLIVVEHDEDTIAASDWVVDIGPGAGEHGGHVVHSGPLAELLTSERSVTGRYLSGELEIPVPQVRRPQEPGREVTVRGAREHNLSGVDVTFPLGNFVAVTGVSGSGKSTLVNDILYNVLANKLNGARRVPGRHKTVTGLDNLDKVVHVDQSPIGRTPRSNPATYTGVFDHIRKLFAATSEAKVRGYQPGRFSFNVKGGRCDACSGDGTLKIEMNFLPDVYVPCEVCHGARYNRETLEVHFKGKNIAEVLDMPIEEAEDFFAAVPAIARHMKTLNAVGLGYVRLGQPATTLSGGEAQRVKLAAELQKRSNGRTIYVLDEPTTGLHFEDIRKLLLVLQGLVDKGNTVLVIEHNLDVIKCADWLVDMGPEGGSGGGTVVATGTPEQVAAVPESFTGQFLAPILAKSATQAVVGELVREDAPAPAKRATAKKKSAAKKTAATKKTASKKTAATKATVSSKATAAARRAKKAG, encoded by the coding sequence GTGACTGTTGCCAAGGCCGCCGGCTCCCGCCTGCACGACCGGATCGTCGTCCAGGGGGCCCGTGAGCACAACCTCAAGGACATCCACGTCGACATCCCCCGAGACTCGCTCGTGGTCTTCACCGGCCTGTCGGGCTCGGGCAAGTCGTCGCTGGCCTTCGACACGATCTTCGCCGAGGGGCAGCGCCGCTACGTCGAGTCGCTCTCGGCCTACGCGCGCCAGTTCCTCGGCCAGATGGACAAGCCGGACGTCGACTTCATCGAGGGCCTGTCGCCCGCGGTCTCGATCGACCAGAAGTCGACCAACCGCAACCCCCGCTCGACGGTCGGCACGATCACCGAGGTCCACGACTACCTGCGCCTGCTCTTCGCGCGCGTCGGGCGGCCGCACTGCCCGGTCTGCGGCGAGCCGATCACCCGGCAGAGCCCGCAGCAGATCGTCGACCGGCTCCTCGAGCTGCCCGAGCGCACCCGCTTCCAGGTCCTGGCGCCCGTCGTGCGCTCGCGCAAGGGTGAGTTCGTCGACCTCTTCGCCGAGCTGCGGACCAAGGGCTACAGCCGCGCCCGCGTCGACGGCGAGGTCATCTCGCTCGCCGAGCCGCCGACCCTCGAGAAGCAGGTCAAGCACACGATCGACGTCGTCGTCGACCGGCTCGTGGCGAAGGGGGAGGGAGACCGCGCGGCGAAGCAGCGCCTCACCGACTCGGTCGAGACGGCACTGGGTCTGGCCGGTGGTGTGCTCATCGTCGAGTTCGTCGACCGCGACGAGGACGACCCGCAGCGCGAGCGTCGCTTCTCCGAGAACATGGCCTGCCCCAACGACCACGCGCTCAACATCGACGAGATCGAGCCGCGGTCCTTCTCCTTCAACTCGCCCTTCGGCGCCTGCCCGGCCTGCACCGGCCTGGGCACCGAACTCGAGGTCGACCCCGAGCTCATCGTCCCCGACGAGGACCTGACGCTCGCCGAGGGGGCGATCGCCCCGTGGGCGCAGGGGACGCAGTCGGCGCAGTACTTCCAGCGGACGATGGCCGCGCTCGGCGACGACCTGGGCTTCGACATGGAGACCCCGTGGCGGGCGCTGCCGAGCCGGGCCCGCACGGCCCTGCTCGAGGGCAACAACCACAAGGTGCACGTGCGCTACCGCAACCGCTTCGGCCGCGAGCGCTCCTACAGCACGGGCTTCGAGGGGGTCATCCCCTTCATCAAGCGTCGGCACACGGAGACCGAGTCGGACTGGAGCCGGGAGAAGTACGAGGGCTACATGCGGGAGATCCCGTGCCCGACCTGCCGCGGCACCCGCCTCAAGCCCGAGTCCCTCGCCGTCCTCGTCGGCGGACGCAGCATCGCCGACGTCTCGGCCCTGTCGATCGGGGAGGCGGCCGGCTTCCTCGACACCGTCGACTTCACCGAGCGGGAGCGGGCGATCGCCGAGCAGGTGATCAAGGAGATCAACGCCCGACTGGGCTTCCTCCTCGACGTGGGGCTGGAGTACCTCTCGCTCTCGCGGGCGGCCGGGACCCTCTCCGGCGGTGAGGCCCAGCGCATCCGTCTCGCGACCCAGATCGGGTCCGGTCTCGTCGGCGTCCTCTACGTCCTCGACGAGCCGAGCATCGGGCTGCACCAGCGGGACAACCACCGCCTGATCGAGACGCTCACCCGCCTGCGCGACCTGGGCAACACCCTCATCGTCGTCGAGCACGACGAGGACACGATCGCCGCCTCCGACTGGGTCGTCGACATCGGCCCGGGCGCCGGTGAGCACGGCGGGCACGTCGTCCACTCGGGCCCGCTCGCCGAGCTGCTGACGAGCGAGCGATCGGTGACCGGGCGCTACCTGAGCGGAGAGCTCGAGATCCCGGTGCCGCAGGTGCGTCGCCCGCAGGAGCCGGGCCGCGAGGTGACCGTGCGCGGTGCCCGGGAGCACAACCTCTCGGGCGTCGACGTCACCTTCCCGCTCGGCAACTTCGTCGCCGTCACCGGGGTGTCCGGGTCCGGCAAGTCGACCCTCGTCAACGACATCCTCTACAACGTGCTGGCCAACAAGCTCAACGGCGCGCGTCGGGTCCCCGGCCGGCACAAGACGGTGACCGGTCTGGACAACCTCGACAAGGTCGTCCACGTCGACCAGAGCCCGATCGGGCGCACGCCGCGGTCCAACCCCGCGACCTACACGGGCGTCTTCGACCACATCCGCAAGCTCTTCGCCGCGACGAGCGAGGCGAAGGTCCGCGGCTACCAGCCCGGTCGCTTCTCCTTCAACGTCAAGGGCGGTCGCTGCGACGCCTGCTCCGGCGACGGCACCCTGAAGATCGAGATGAACTTCCTGCCGGACGTCTACGTCCCGTGCGAGGTCTGCCACGGCGCCCGCTACAACCGCGAGACCCTCGAGGTGCACTTCAAGGGCAAGAACATCGCCGAGGTGCTCGACATGCCGATCGAGGAGGCCGAGGACTTCTTCGCGGCGGTCCCGGCGATCGCCCGGCACATGAAGACGCTCAACGCCGTCGGCCTGGGCTACGTGCGGCTCGGCCAGCCGGCGACGACGCTCTCCGGCGGCGAGGCGCAGCGCGTCAAGCTCGCGGCCGAGCTGCAGAAGCGCTCGAACGGCCGCACGATCTACGTGCTCGACGAGCCGACGACGGGCCTGCACTTCGAGGACATCCGCAAGCTGCTCCTCGTCCTGCAGGGCCTGGTCGACAAGGGCAACACCGTCCTGGTCATCGAGCACAACCTCGACGTCATCAAGTGCGCCGACTGGCTCGTCGACATGGGACCCGAAGGGGGGTCCGGCGGCGGCACCGTCGTCGCGACCGGCACCCCGGAGCAGGTGGCCGCCGTACCCGAGTCCTTCACCGGCCAGTTCCTCGCTCCGATCCTCGCCAAGAGCGCCACGCAGGCCGTGGTCGGCGAGCTCGTCCGCGAGGACGCGCCCGCCCCTGCGAAGAGGGCCACGGCCAAGAAGAAGAGCGCAGCGAAGAAGACCGCAGCGACCAAGAAGACGGCGTCGAAGAAGACCGCCGCCACGAAGGCGACGGTCTCCAGCAAGGCGACCGCAGCCGCCCGCCGCGCGAAGAAGGCCGGCTGA
- a CDS encoding glycoside hydrolase family 15 protein, translated as MSTPIEDYAAIGDTETAALVSKGGSVDWLCLPRFDSSSCFTALLGTPEHGRWLIGPVAEATTTRAYRGDSFILETIHRTATGAVKVTDLMPLGDGRADLVRVVEGLEGEVEMEHEWVVRLGYGRIRPWVAHSPGHELDDEVITAIAGNDMLVLRGSRLPRPDGDHHRDRWTVRAGEHYNFSTTWFASYKAIPPPLDISSRIEATHERSSQWAARCTYEGPYRSEVVRSLLTLRLLTDTRRGGIVAAATTSLPEDFGGVRNWDYRYCWLRDASLTLEALLKSGYVGTTKLWRDWLVRAIAGDPEDMQIMYAVDGGRELPERELDHLPGYADSRPVRIGNGAVDQKQTDVLGEVMIALEDARAQGLQESPQSWAVQRSLVNNLAEHWDQADNGLWEIRGPLRHFTHSRVMVWAALDRAIRAVEVHGYEGEVELWRDLRERVRADVLERGWNDAKQTFTQHYDTDEVDASLLLIPMVGFLPPDDPRVLGTVAAVEHDLMRDGFLLRYRTESGVDGLAGDEHPFLACSWWLVSAYALTGQLDKGHALMQRLCGLLNDVGLVAEEYDVEGDRQAGNFPQAFSHLTLIGAAYALRDAEAAAAATPDEGDPA; from the coding sequence ATGAGCACCCCGATCGAGGACTACGCCGCCATCGGTGACACCGAGACCGCAGCCCTGGTGTCGAAGGGGGGTTCCGTCGACTGGCTCTGCCTGCCGCGCTTCGACTCCTCGTCGTGCTTCACCGCGCTGCTCGGCACCCCCGAGCACGGCCGGTGGCTCATTGGCCCGGTCGCCGAGGCGACGACGACCCGCGCCTACCGCGGCGACTCCTTCATCCTCGAGACCATCCACCGGACCGCCACGGGGGCGGTCAAGGTGACCGACCTCATGCCGCTCGGGGACGGTCGCGCCGACCTCGTGCGGGTCGTCGAGGGGCTCGAGGGCGAGGTCGAGATGGAGCACGAGTGGGTGGTGCGCCTGGGCTACGGCCGCATCCGCCCCTGGGTCGCGCACTCCCCCGGCCACGAGCTCGACGACGAGGTCATCACGGCCATCGCCGGCAACGACATGCTCGTGCTGCGCGGCTCCCGCCTGCCGCGGCCCGACGGCGACCACCACCGCGACCGCTGGACCGTGCGTGCCGGCGAGCACTACAACTTCTCGACGACGTGGTTCGCCTCCTACAAGGCGATCCCGCCGCCGCTCGACATCAGCTCGCGCATCGAGGCCACCCACGAGCGCTCCTCGCAGTGGGCCGCCCGGTGCACCTACGAGGGCCCCTACCGGTCCGAGGTCGTCCGGTCGCTGCTCACCCTTCGCCTCCTGACCGACACCCGACGTGGCGGCATCGTCGCGGCCGCGACCACCTCCCTGCCCGAGGACTTCGGCGGGGTGCGCAACTGGGACTACCGCTACTGCTGGCTGCGCGATGCCTCGCTCACGCTCGAGGCACTGCTCAAGTCGGGTTACGTCGGCACGACGAAGCTGTGGCGCGACTGGCTGGTGCGCGCCATCGCCGGCGACCCCGAGGACATGCAGATCATGTACGCCGTCGACGGCGGCCGCGAGCTGCCCGAGCGCGAGCTCGACCACCTGCCCGGCTACGCCGACAGCCGCCCCGTGCGCATCGGCAACGGCGCCGTCGACCAGAAGCAGACCGACGTCCTCGGCGAGGTGATGATCGCCCTCGAGGACGCCCGGGCCCAGGGGCTGCAGGAGTCACCGCAGTCGTGGGCCGTGCAGCGCTCGCTCGTCAACAACCTCGCCGAGCACTGGGACCAGGCCGACAACGGCCTGTGGGAGATCCGTGGTCCGCTGCGCCACTTCACCCACTCCCGGGTCATGGTCTGGGCCGCCCTCGACCGCGCCATCCGGGCGGTGGAGGTCCACGGCTACGAGGGCGAGGTCGAGCTCTGGCGCGACCTGCGTGAGCGGGTTCGCGCCGACGTCCTCGAGCGCGGCTGGAACGACGCCAAGCAGACCTTCACCCAGCACTACGACACCGACGAGGTCGACGCCTCGCTCCTGCTCATCCCCATGGTGGGCTTCCTCCCGCCCGACGACCCGCGGGTCCTCGGCACCGTCGCCGCGGTCGAGCACGACCTCATGCGCGACGGGTTCCTCCTGCGCTACCGCACGGAGAGCGGTGTCGACGGGCTCGCCGGCGACGAGCACCCCTTCCTCGCCTGCTCGTGGTGGCTCGTCAGCGCCTATGCCCTCACCGGACAGCTCGACAAGGGCCACGCGCTGATGCAGCGCCTGTGCGGCCTGCTCAACGACGTGGGCCTCGTCGCCGAGGAGTACGACGTCGAGGGCGACCGCCAAGCCGGCAACTTCCCGCAGGCTTTCAGCCACCTGACCCTCATCGGCGCTGCCTATGCCCTGCGCGACGCCGAGGCCGCCGCGGCCGCCACCCCCGACGAAGGAGACCCCGCATGA
- a CDS encoding MBL fold metallo-hydrolase, with amino-acid sequence MSTPTDAYDPDVQPGGPWSTRELAHLTIRKMAVSQMHNNVYLLTCRTTGEQLLVDAADEGERIRELVAAGGSGLAQLVTTHQHWDHVRALEETAQTFSPTTQAGEDDADALPLAPDVRLQHGDTVRFGEITLDVVHLRGHTPGSVALAYDDPQGHTHLFTGDSLFPGGVGNTKMEGQSFDALFADVTQRVFDVYDDDTWVYPGHGSDTTLGAERPHLDEWRERGW; translated from the coding sequence ATGAGCACCCCCACCGACGCCTACGACCCGGACGTCCAGCCGGGCGGCCCGTGGTCGACCCGCGAGCTGGCCCACCTGACGATCCGCAAGATGGCCGTCTCGCAGATGCACAACAACGTCTACCTCCTCACCTGCCGCACCACCGGCGAGCAGCTGCTCGTCGACGCCGCGGACGAAGGGGAGCGCATTCGTGAGCTCGTCGCCGCCGGTGGGTCGGGCCTCGCCCAGCTGGTGACGACGCACCAGCACTGGGACCACGTGCGTGCCCTCGAGGAGACCGCTCAGACCTTCTCCCCCACGACCCAGGCGGGCGAGGACGACGCCGACGCCCTGCCGCTCGCGCCCGACGTGCGACTGCAGCACGGCGACACCGTGCGCTTCGGCGAGATCACCCTCGACGTCGTCCACCTGCGCGGGCACACCCCGGGCTCGGTGGCGCTGGCCTACGACGACCCGCAGGGGCACACGCACCTCTTCACCGGGGACAGCCTCTTCCCCGGCGGTGTGGGCAACACCAAGATGGAGGGGCAGAGCTTCGACGCGCTCTTCGCCGACGTCACCCAGCGGGTCTTCGACGTCTACGACGACGACACCTGGGTCTACCCCGGCCACGGCTCCGACACCACCCTCGGCGCCGAGCGCCCGCACCTCGACGAGTGGCGCGAGCGCGGCTGGTGA
- a CDS encoding LysE family translocator produces MATYLSFLALVLVITIAPGPDTALTLRAALVRGRGAGLLTMAGVSTAGAVQGLLAAGGLGAIIVASEPLFLTVKWVGAAYLLWLGGHALWTAWRGDFSAEAAREPESRGRGRLFAQGFLCNITNPKVLAFNLAVLPQFVGDGAGLPVLALYALSLVALGSLYLSTVVLLADRARSFVSAPRVRRRIEGGMGAAMIGFSAKVATTH; encoded by the coding sequence ATGGCGACCTATCTGTCCTTCCTCGCCCTGGTCCTGGTCATCACGATCGCCCCGGGTCCGGACACCGCACTCACCCTGCGTGCCGCCCTCGTGCGGGGGCGTGGCGCCGGCCTGCTGACCATGGCCGGCGTGAGCACGGCGGGGGCCGTGCAGGGGTTGCTCGCAGCCGGCGGGCTGGGCGCGATCATCGTCGCCAGCGAGCCGCTCTTCCTCACGGTCAAGTGGGTGGGTGCGGCCTATTTGCTGTGGCTTGGGGGCCACGCGCTGTGGACGGCCTGGCGGGGTGACTTCTCGGCGGAGGCCGCCCGGGAGCCGGAGTCGCGCGGTCGGGGTCGGCTCTTCGCCCAGGGCTTCCTGTGCAACATCACCAACCCCAAGGTGCTGGCCTTCAACCTCGCGGTGCTGCCGCAGTTCGTCGGCGACGGCGCGGGTCTGCCCGTCCTTGCCCTCTACGCCCTGAGCCTCGTGGCCCTCGGGTCGCTCTACCTGTCGACGGTCGTGCTGCTCGCCGACCGGGCCCGGTCCTTCGTGTCCGCCCCGCGCGTGCGTCGACGGATCGAAGGGGGCATGGGCGCGGCGATGATCGGCTTCAGCGCCAAGGTCGCCACGACCCACTGA
- a CDS encoding DMT family transporter, with amino-acid sequence MSRVDAVPAPLLVLAAVVSVQFGGALAATLVPQIGAAGSVVLRLLIATALLLLFARPRWRGHRPRDWATVGCFGLALGLMNFAFYASLGHLPIGVAVTIEFIGPLTLAAVLSRRPRDLLAVAAAGVGVVLISQALSLPFADLERTGIVLALLAGACWAAYIVFSGRTGAAFPQLEGLALAMVVATAVVLPFGIWDVSVHGTSAWDGTVLLKGLGIAVLSSVLPYSLELVALRRLAPAVFGILLSLEPAVAALAGLLVLGQRLSPVQLGGMALVVLASVLVLGLGARRTGPSPEIPV; translated from the coding sequence GTGAGTCGTGTCGATGCCGTCCCAGCCCCGCTCCTCGTGCTCGCCGCGGTGGTGTCGGTCCAGTTCGGTGGCGCCCTCGCCGCGACCCTCGTCCCGCAGATCGGCGCCGCCGGATCCGTCGTCCTGCGCCTGCTCATCGCGACCGCGCTGCTCCTGCTCTTCGCCCGACCGAGATGGCGCGGTCACCGCCCCCGGGACTGGGCCACCGTCGGCTGCTTCGGGCTCGCGCTCGGCCTGATGAACTTCGCCTTCTACGCCTCACTCGGGCACCTGCCGATCGGCGTCGCGGTCACCATCGAGTTCATCGGACCGCTGACTCTCGCGGCCGTGCTCTCCCGTCGACCCCGCGACCTCCTTGCCGTCGCCGCGGCGGGCGTCGGGGTCGTGCTCATCTCGCAGGCCCTGAGCCTCCCCTTCGCCGACCTCGAGCGCACCGGCATCGTGCTGGCGCTCCTTGCGGGTGCCTGCTGGGCCGCCTACATCGTCTTCTCCGGTCGCACTGGCGCGGCCTTCCCCCAGCTGGAGGGACTGGCCCTGGCCATGGTCGTGGCGACCGCCGTCGTCCTGCCCTTCGGCATCTGGGACGTGAGCGTCCACGGCACCTCGGCCTGGGACGGCACCGTCCTGCTCAAGGGCCTCGGCATCGCCGTCCTCAGCTCGGTGCTGCCCTACTCGCTCGAGCTCGTGGCCCTGCGGCGCCTGGCACCGGCGGTCTTCGGCATCCTGCTCAGCCTCGAGCCGGCGGTCGCCGCCCTCGCCGGGCTCCTCGTCCTGGGCCAGCGCCTGTCGCCCGTCCAGCTCGGCGGGATGGCCCTCGTCGTTCTCGCGAGCGTCCTCGTCCTCGGGCTGGGTGCGCGCCGCACCGGCCCCTCCCCCGAGATCCCGGTCTGA